One Melospiza melodia melodia isolate bMelMel2 chromosome 1, bMelMel2.pri, whole genome shotgun sequence genomic window carries:
- the RELCH gene encoding RAB11-binding protein RELCH isoform X2, translated as MILTGCVAFARHVGPTRVEAELLPQCWEQINHKYPERRLLVAESCGALAPYLPKEIRSSLVLSMLQQMLMEDKADLVREAVIKSLGIIMGYIDDPDKYQQGFELLLSALGDPSERVVSATHQVFLPAYAAWTTELGNLQFHLIPTLLNKIEKLLREGEHGLDEHKLHMYLSALQSLIPSLFALVLQNAPFTSKAKLQGEVPQIEVTRFPRPVSPLQDVAVIIGSREQLAVLLQLYDHQLEHEGTTGWETLLWVVNQLLPQLIEIVGKINVASTACVHEFSRFFWRLCRTFGKIFTNTKVKPQFQEILRLSEENIDSAAGNGVLTKATVPIYATGVLTCYIQEEDRKLLVGFLEDVMTMLSLSHAPLDSLKASFVELGANPAYHELLLTVLWYGVVHTSALVRCTAARMFELLVKGVHETLVAQRVVPALITLSSDPEISVRIATIPAFGTIMETVTQRELLERVKMQLASFLEDPQYQDQHSLHTEIIKTFGRVGPNAEPRFRDEFVIPHLHKLALVNNQQSVDSKRLDIATHLFESYSALSCCFISEDLMVNHFLPGLKCLRTDMEHLSPEHEVILSSMIKECEQKVENKTVQEPQGSMSIAASLVSEDTKTKFLNKMGQLTTSGAMLANVFQRKK; from the exons ATGATACTGACTGGGTGTGTGGCATTTGCCCGACATGTTGGACCAACACGTGTAGAAGCTGAACTTTTACCACAGTGTTGGGAGCAG ATCAACCACAAATACCCAGAGCGACGGCTGCTGGTAGCAGAATCCTGTGGAGCTCTAGCACCTTACCTTCCA AAAGAAATTCGTAGTTCCTTAGTACTTTCCATGCTGCAACAAATGCTAATGGAAGATAAGGCAGATCTGGTACGAGAAGCTGTGATCAAAAGCCTTGGCATCATTATGGGCTATATTGATGATCCAGATAAATATCAACAG GGTTTTGAACTGCTGCTTTCAGCTTTAGGGGACCCTTCAGAACGTGTGGTTAGTGCAACACATCAGGTATTTTTACCTGCTTATGCTGCCTGGACAACAGAACTGGGAAATCTACAGTTCCATCTTATACCTACACTGCTTAATAAAATTGAAAAATTGCTCAGG GAAGGAGAACATGGCTTGGATGAACATAAGCTCCACATGTATCTGTCTGCCCTGCAGTCTTTGATTCCTTCTCTGTTTGCACTGGTGCTACAGAATGCACCTTTTACAAGCAAGGCTAAACTTCAGGGAGAAGTACCACAAATAGAAG TCACTAGGTTTCCCCGACCTGTGTCGCCTCTTCAGGACGTTGCCGTCATCATTGGAAGCCGCGAACAATTGGCGGTGCTGTTGCAGCTGTACGATCATCAGCTGGAACATGAGGGCACCACAGGCTGGGAGACTCTGCTATGGGTAGTCAATCAGCT GCTACCACAGCTTATAGAAATAGTTGGCAAGATCAATGTAGCATCAACTGCCTGTGTCCATGAATTTTCTAGATTTTTCTGGAGACTTTGTAGGACATTTGGGAAAATTTTTACAAACACTAAG GTAAAACCACAGTTCCAGGAAATCTTAAGACTGTCTGAGGAAAATATAG ATTCTGCAGCAGGAAATGGAGTGCTAACAAAAGCCACAGTTCCCATCTATGCAACAGGGGTCCTTACATGTTATATTCAG GAAGAAGACCGCAAGCTGTTAGTTGGATTCCTAGAAGATGTAATGACCATGCTTTCACTGTCCCATGCTCCTCTTGATAGCCTGAAAGCTTCCTTTGTGGAACTAGG TGCAAACCCAGCTTATCATGAGCTACTACTAACTGTTTTGTGGTATGGAGTTGTCCATACTTCTGCTCTTGTTCGATGTACAGCTGCTAGAATGTTTGAG CTGTTGGTGAAGGGGGTACATGAAACTCTGGTAGCTCAGAGAGTTGTTCCTGCTCTCATTACTCTCTCCAGTGACCCTGAAAT TTCAGTAAGGATTGCTACAATCCCTGCTTTTGGGACCATCATGGAAACTGTTACTCAGAGAGAG CTTCTGGAGAGAGTAAAAATGCAGCTGGCTTCTTTCCTGGAGGACCCTCAGTATCAAGACCAACATTCTTTACATACAGAAATCATAAAAACGTTCGGAAGAGTTGGACCTAATGCTGAGCCCAGATTTAGAGACGAAT TTGTTATTCCACACTTGCACAAGTTAGCCTTGGTCAACAACCAGCAGTCTGTTGATTCGAAGAGATTGGATATCGCTACCCACCTGTTTGAGTCCTACAGTGCTCTTTCCTGTTGCT TTATTTCAGAGGATTTAATGGTCAATCACTTTTTACCAGGACTGAAGTGTTTACGAACCGACATGGAACATCTCTCTCCAGAGCATGAG GTTATTTTGAGCTCCATGATAAAAGAATGTGAACAGAAAGTGGAAAACAAGACCGTCCAAGAACCACAGGG CTCGATGTCAATTGCAGCGAGCCTGGTAAGTGAAGATACAAAGACCAAGTTTTTGAACAAAATGGGCCAGCTGACTACATCAGGTGCAATGTTGGCTAATGTGTTCCAGAGGAAGAAGTAA